The bacterium genome has a segment encoding these proteins:
- a CDS encoding gamma-glutamyl-gamma-aminobutyrate hydrolase family protein (Members of this family of hydrolases with an active site Cys residue belong to MEROPS family C26.): MPAEKPSLLLVNACLDADDPCIPVYLAMLEPFFRVATVHVDALASPRFAEDAAVVTGSTKLITRDPAPEILYALYRETQKPLLGICYGHQTLAHAWGARVVKKAFFEADAEIRVTRTDTLLAGFTKTFTAFKSHFEHVSADEGLTRHFDVLATSDWCAVEVIRHRTRPLWGTQFHPERSGKTGELIAANFSRIVAGAGS; this comes from the coding sequence ATGCCCGCCGAAAAACCCTCGCTACTCCTCGTAAACGCCTGCCTCGACGCCGACGACCCCTGCATCCCGGTCTACCTGGCGATGCTGGAGCCCTTCTTCCGCGTCGCTACGGTCCACGTGGACGCGCTGGCCTCGCCCCGCTTCGCCGAGGACGCGGCGGTGGTGACCGGCTCGACGAAGCTCATCACCCGCGACCCGGCCCCCGAAATCCTCTACGCCCTCTACCGGGAGACGCAGAAGCCGCTCCTGGGCATCTGCTACGGGCACCAGACGCTGGCCCACGCCTGGGGCGCCCGGGTGGTCAAGAAGGCGTTCTTCGAAGCCGACGCCGAAATCCGCGTCACGCGCACCGACACGCTCCTGGCCGGGTTTACGAAAACTTTCACCGCTTTCAAGTCGCACTTCGAGCACGTGTCGGCGGACGAAGGGCTGACGCGGCACTTCGACGTGCTGGCCACCTCGGACTGGTGCGCGGTGGAGGTCATCCGACACCGGACGCGGCCGCTGTGGGGGACGCAGTTCCACCCCGAGCGATCGGGGAAAACGGGGGAGCTCATCGCCGCCAATTTTTCCCGGATAGTGGCGGGGGCCGGGTCGTGA